From the Corythoichthys intestinalis isolate RoL2023-P3 chromosome 13, ASM3026506v1, whole genome shotgun sequence genome, one window contains:
- the LOC130928544 gene encoding gastrula zinc finger protein XlCGF57.1-like isoform X2 gives MSGFRKYLGAERQEPELPGVKEDVDLPQIKEEEPEPCQQKESEEQHPIKKEEEELPYFKEEEGVASWTGEPLKSDNGPGEVGTGAQPPSGSSREGLQADISIAPSDRNGTTSHSPYSDDCHKKSHCDNKLCKCSQCGKAFANKKTCCMQMRSHTGEKPFVCSVCGQGFAQKTAFKQHTRTHTGEKPFSCAVCNQRFAQRPHLERHTRTHTGEKPFSCSVCGKRFSQKNGLQIHTRTHTGEKPFSCSVCGKGFSLKYILEVHTRTHTGEKPFSCAVCNQRFAQRPHLERHTRIHTVEKPFSCSVCGQRFSHKSNLKRHTKTHTSEKTFSCSVSGQRFSCRTTLGQHISTHTGEKPFFCSVCGQRFTQKGNLKMHGRTHTGEKPFACSVCGQRFTVKAAVTAHIRTHTGEKPFSCSVCGQRFSQRGHLKTHTRIHTGEKPFVCSVCGQRFNYKSGLKTHTRIHTGEKPFSCSICGQKFARTSQIKKHVCVGGKSSGQ, from the coding sequence GTTTTAGAAAATATCTTGGTGCTGAGCGTCAGGAGCCTGAATTACCTGGTGTTAAAGAGGATGTTGACctcccccaaatcaaagaggaggagCCAGAGCCCTGTCAACAGAAGGAGAGCGAAGAGCAACATCcgatcaaaaaggaggaggaggagctgccatattttaaagaggaggaaGGTGTCGCCAGTTGgactggtgagcccttgaagagTGACAATGGTCCGGGAGAGGTAGGCACAGGGGCGCAGCCTCCAAGCGGCAGCAGCAGAGAAGGATTGCAAGCAGACATTTCCATCGCTCCATCAGACAGAAATGGCACCACGTCACACTCACCTTACTCTGACGATTGTCATAAGAAATCTCACTGTGACAACAAACTTtgcaaatgctctcagtgtgggaaaGCCTTTGCGAATAAGAAAACTTGTTGCATGCAAATGAGaagccacactggtgaaaaaccttttgtctgctcagtttgtggtcaaggattcgctCAAAAAACAGCCTTtaaacaacacacaagaacccacactggtgaaaaacctttttcctgcgcaGTTTGTAATCAAAGATTCGCTCAGAGGCCTCACTTAGaacgacacacaagaacccacactggcgaaaaacctttttcctgctctgtTTGTGGTAAGCGTTTCAGTCAGAAGAACGGCTtacaaatacacacaagaacacacactggcgaaaaacctttctcctgctcagtttgtggtaaaggTTTCAGTCTCAAGTACATTTTAGAAGTAcatacaagaacccacactggcgaaaaacctttttcctgcgcaGTTTGTAATCAAAGATTCGCTCAGAGGCCTCACTTAGAACgacacacaagaatccacactgtcgaaaagcctttttcctgctcagtttgtggtcaaagattcagtcacaagagcaacttaaaacgacacacaaaaacccacactagTGAAAAAaccttttcctgctcagtttccgGTCAAAGATTCAGTTGCAGGACCACCTTAGGACAACATATAagcacccacactggtgaaaagccctttttctgttctgtttgtggtcaaagatttacCCAAAAAGGAAACTTGAAAATGCAcggaagaacccacactggcgaaaaaccatttgcctgttcagtttgtggtcaaagattcactgtAAAGGCAGCTGTGACAGCacacataagaacccacactggcgaaaaacctttttcctgttcagtttgtggtcaaagattcagccAGAGGGGCcatttaaaaacacacacaagaatccacactggcgaaaaaccatttgtctgctcagtttgtggtcaaagattcaattaCAAGAGCGgcttaaaaacacacacaagaatccacactggcgaaaaacctttttcctgctcaatttgtggtcaaaaattcGCTCGTACGTCTCAGATAAAGAAACACGTGTGTGTTGGTGGGAAAAGCAGTGGCCAATGA
- the LOC130928544 gene encoding gastrula zinc finger protein XlCGF57.1-like isoform X1 — MSDLYVSQAYRLEHQESACVKGEEEESVHIQGFRKYLGAERQEPELPGVKEDVDLPQIKEEEPEPCQQKESEEQHPIKKEEEELPYFKEEEGVASWTGEPLKSDNGPGEVGTGAQPPSGSSREGLQADISIAPSDRNGTTSHSPYSDDCHKKSHCDNKLCKCSQCGKAFANKKTCCMQMRSHTGEKPFVCSVCGQGFAQKTAFKQHTRTHTGEKPFSCAVCNQRFAQRPHLERHTRTHTGEKPFSCSVCGKRFSQKNGLQIHTRTHTGEKPFSCSVCGKGFSLKYILEVHTRTHTGEKPFSCAVCNQRFAQRPHLERHTRIHTVEKPFSCSVCGQRFSHKSNLKRHTKTHTSEKTFSCSVSGQRFSCRTTLGQHISTHTGEKPFFCSVCGQRFTQKGNLKMHGRTHTGEKPFACSVCGQRFTVKAAVTAHIRTHTGEKPFSCSVCGQRFSQRGHLKTHTRIHTGEKPFVCSVCGQRFNYKSGLKTHTRIHTGEKPFSCSICGQKFARTSQIKKHVCVGGKSSGQ; from the coding sequence GTTTTAGAAAATATCTTGGTGCTGAGCGTCAGGAGCCTGAATTACCTGGTGTTAAAGAGGATGTTGACctcccccaaatcaaagaggaggagCCAGAGCCCTGTCAACAGAAGGAGAGCGAAGAGCAACATCcgatcaaaaaggaggaggaggagctgccatattttaaagaggaggaaGGTGTCGCCAGTTGgactggtgagcccttgaagagTGACAATGGTCCGGGAGAGGTAGGCACAGGGGCGCAGCCTCCAAGCGGCAGCAGCAGAGAAGGATTGCAAGCAGACATTTCCATCGCTCCATCAGACAGAAATGGCACCACGTCACACTCACCTTACTCTGACGATTGTCATAAGAAATCTCACTGTGACAACAAACTTtgcaaatgctctcagtgtgggaaaGCCTTTGCGAATAAGAAAACTTGTTGCATGCAAATGAGaagccacactggtgaaaaaccttttgtctgctcagtttgtggtcaaggattcgctCAAAAAACAGCCTTtaaacaacacacaagaacccacactggtgaaaaacctttttcctgcgcaGTTTGTAATCAAAGATTCGCTCAGAGGCCTCACTTAGaacgacacacaagaacccacactggcgaaaaacctttttcctgctctgtTTGTGGTAAGCGTTTCAGTCAGAAGAACGGCTtacaaatacacacaagaacacacactggcgaaaaacctttctcctgctcagtttgtggtaaaggTTTCAGTCTCAAGTACATTTTAGAAGTAcatacaagaacccacactggcgaaaaacctttttcctgcgcaGTTTGTAATCAAAGATTCGCTCAGAGGCCTCACTTAGAACgacacacaagaatccacactgtcgaaaagcctttttcctgctcagtttgtggtcaaagattcagtcacaagagcaacttaaaacgacacacaaaaacccacactagTGAAAAAaccttttcctgctcagtttccgGTCAAAGATTCAGTTGCAGGACCACCTTAGGACAACATATAagcacccacactggtgaaaagccctttttctgttctgtttgtggtcaaagatttacCCAAAAAGGAAACTTGAAAATGCAcggaagaacccacactggcgaaaaaccatttgcctgttcagtttgtggtcaaagattcactgtAAAGGCAGCTGTGACAGCacacataagaacccacactggcgaaaaacctttttcctgttcagtttgtggtcaaagattcagccAGAGGGGCcatttaaaaacacacacaagaatccacactggcgaaaaaccatttgtctgctcagtttgtggtcaaagattcaattaCAAGAGCGgcttaaaaacacacacaagaatccacactggcgaaaaacctttttcctgctcaatttgtggtcaaaaattcGCTCGTACGTCTCAGATAAAGAAACACGTGTGTGTTGGTGGGAAAAGCAGTGGCCAATGA